From the genome of Limibacillus sp.:
GTCCGCCGGATCGAACTTAGGCGCGGCGCGGCCATAGCGGGAAAGGTCGAAGCGGGCGACCAGTTCGGCAAGATCCAGCGCTGGTTCGGCATGCTCGGAGGTGCCGAGCGCGGCGAGGTAGGCGTTGAGAGTCATGGGCTCCAGCCCCTCGGCGCGCAGCGCCTCCAGGCTGAGGCTGCCCAGGCGCTTGGAAAGCCCCTTGCCCTCGGCGTCGGTCAGAAGCGGAAGATGCCCGAAGGTGGGAACCTCGGCGCCCAGCGCCTCGAACAGCTGGACCTGCACGGCGGTGTTGGCCACGTGGTCCTCGCCGCGCAGGACGTGGGTCACGCCCAGTTCCGCGTCGTCCACGACCGAGGAAAGCGTATAGAGCGGGCGGCCGTCCTCGCGGATCAGAACGGGGTCGGAGAGCTTGTCGCCCTCGAAGTGCTGCGGGCCGCGCACCAGGTCGTCCCAGTCGATTGCCGCATGCTCCAGCTTGAAGCGCCAGTGCGGGCGGCGGCCTTCGGCCTCATAGGCCCTGCGCTTTTCTTCCGAAAGATTGAGAGCGGCCCGGTCGTAGAGCGGCGGACGCCCGGCGCTGAGCTGCGCCTTGCGCTTCAGGGAAAGCTCGTCGGCGGTCTCGTAGCAGGGATAGAGCCGCCCGGACGCCTTCAGGGACTGAGCGGCCAGGTCGTAGCGCTCGGTCCGCTCCGACTGGCGGGCGAAGGCATCCCAGGCAAGCCCCAGCCAGGTGAGGTCCCGTTCGATCGCCTCCGCGAACTCCGCCGTCGAACGCTCCTCGTCCGTGTCGTCCATGCGCAGCAGGAAGGCCCCGCCGTTCTGGCGCGCGTAGAGCCAGTTGATCAGCGCCACGCGGGCGTTGCCGACATGCAGGCGCCCGGTCGGGCTGGGTGCGAAACGCAGCTTCATGAACGTCCTCTCCCGTGCCTCAGCGCGGACCCTTGAAGGCGTTGACGATGGGATAGCGCCGGTCGCGCCCGAAGGAGCGGCGGGTGATCTTGACGCCCGGCGGGGCCTGACGGCGCTTGTACTCCGCGTTCTCCAGCATGCGCCAGATGCGGTTCACCGTGTCCCGGTCATGGCCCTGGCCCACCAGTTCCTCGACCCCGGCCTCCTGCTCGATCAGGCCGGCCAGGATGCGGTCCAACTCGTCATAGGGCGGCAGGCTGTCCTGATCGGTCTGGTCGGGCTTCAACTCAGCTGAGGGCGGCTTGGTGATGATTCGCTCCGGCATGACGCGGCCTTCCGGACCCTGGGCGCCTGGGGGGCGTTGCTGATTGCGCCAGCGGGCCAGGCGGAAGACTTGCGTCTTGTAGACGTCTTTCAGCACGTTGTAGCCGCCGCACATGTCGCCGTAGAGCGTGGCGTAGCCGACCGACATCTCCGACTTGTTGCCGGTCGACAGCACCATGTGCCCGAGCTTGTTGGAGATCGCCATCAGGGTCAGGCCGCGCGAGCGGGCCTGGATGTTCTCTTCCGTCGTGTCGGCCTCGCGCCCCTCGAAGACCGGCGCCAGCATGGCAGCGAAGGCCTCCATGGCCGGTTCGATGCCGATCTCCTCCAGGCGCACGCCCAGCAGCTCCGCGCAGCCCGCGGCGTCCTCCAGGCTTTCGTTGCTGGTGTAGGGCGAGGGCATCATGACGCAAAGCACCCTCTCGGGCCCCAGCGCGTCGACGGCGACGGCGGCGGATAGCGCGGAATCGATGCCGCCGGAAAGCCCGATGATGACGCCGGGAAAGCCGCTCTTCTCCACATAGTCCTGCAAGCCCAGCATCAGGGCGCGGTAAACCGCCGCGTCGCCTTCGATGGGCTGCTGCTTGTCTGCCTCGACGCAGGCCATAACGCCGCTGGCGTTGCGCTCCCAGCGGGTGATCGACAGCCGCTCCTCGAAGAGCGGAAGCTGCGCGGCGAGCGAGGCGTCGCCGTTCAGGATGAAGCTGCCGCCGTCGAAGACCAGTTCGTCCTGACCGCCGACCTGGAACAGGAAGACGCCCGGCAATCCGCTTTCGGTCACCCGCGCCACGCCGAGCTGAAGGCGCAGGTCGGGCTTGTCCTGCTCAAAGGGGCTGGCGTTGATCGCGATCAGCAGCTCCGCGCCGGATTCCTCCAGGCACTCGGTCACGTCCGGGGTCCAGAAATCCTCGCAGATCATCAGGCCCAGCCGCAGCCCGCGAAAGCCCGCCGGACCCGGCAAGGGTCCGGACTTGAAAACCCTCTTCTCATCGAAGACGCCGTAGTTCGGCAGATCGTGCTTGTAGCGCACCGCCGTGATGCGCCCGCCGTCCATCAAGAGCGTGGCGTTGAAGACCTTGCCGCGCAGCGGGCTCTTGTTCTCCGCCCAGATCTCCATCCAGGGCGCGCCGATCAGAAGCCCCGGCCCGCCGTCCGCCGTTGCTTCAGCCAGGCGCTCGGCCTCTTCACGCAGGGCCGCCAGGAACATGGGCTTCAGCACCAGGTCTTCCGGCGGATAGCCCGAAAGGCTCATCTCCGGCGTCAGGAGCAAGTCGGCGCCCGCTGCCGCCGCCTCTTCGCGCAGCGCCAGGATCTTGTCGGCGTTCCCCCGGATGTCCCCCACTTTCGGGTTCATCTGGGCCAGCGCGATGGTGATCTTGTCGGTCATGGGAGACTAATTACGCGCTGTGCCGCGCCGCGGCAAGGCGGGTTCAAGCAGTCTTCGCCTGCCGCGCGATAAATTGGCCCGGCGTCTCGCCCATGGCCTTGCCGAACATGGCGATGAAGGCCGAGGGGGACTCATAGCCGACCGCATAGGCGACCGAGGTCACGGGCTCGCCTGATGCAAGCCGGGAGAGCGCGGCCTGAAGGCGCAGACGCTGCCGCCACTCGCGGAAGGTGAGGCCCGTCTCCGCCCGGAACAAACGCTCCAGCGTTCGCTGGCTGGCACCCACCTCGCGGGCCCATTCGGCGAGGGAGCGGGCATCGGCCGGTTCCTCCAGCAAGACACGGGCGATGCGCTCAAGTCTGCGTTCGGCGGGCAGGGCCAGTTCCAGCTTCACGCGAGGGCGCGAGCGCAACTCGTCGATCAAGGCCAGCGCCAGACGGCTTTGCCGAGAGTTGGGTGCGTAGTCCATGTCACGCGACAGGAAGGTCAGGATCATCTCGCGCAGCAAGGGGGAGACCGTCAGAACGCAGCCTTCGTCCGGCAAGCCTACGAGCGACGCGTCGAGATAGAGCGGCCGGAAGGCCAGGCCGGGATGCTGATGCACCCGGTGGGACCAGCCCGGCGGTATCCAGGCGGCGCGCTGCGGGGGCACCAGCCAACGGGCATCGGGAAGCTCCACGCGGATCACGCCGCGCGCGGCATAGAGCACCTGCCCGCAGTCATGGTGGTGCCAGTCGATCAGCATCTCGGTCTGGTAGTCCACCGCACGGCCCAGGAGAGGCCGCGCGGGGCTCGGCACACTAAGGCCGTCGCCGGTCTTCTGGAAGCGGGAGTCAATTTGTCGCTTTAAAGGCATCGATTGACAGAATGCCGATAGACCGACAAACGCCGCAAGCTTATTTTCTGATCGTTCCTTCTCGCCGCCGACCCACGAAAGCCCTTCGTCCATGTTCGAGAGATTGATAGGCATCTACAGAAGCATCCGCCAGCGCGGCATCCGCTCGCCGGAGGCGATGCTGCTGCTGATGGGCGCCGCCGCACCGCTCTCCTTCGCCACCTGGCAGGCTCTTCTGAACAACTTCGCCATTGAGAAGGCGGCCTTCACCGGCGCGGAGATCGGCATTCTGCAAAGCCTTCGCGAAGTGCCGGGCTTTCTCGCCTTCACCGCCGTCTTTCTGCTGCTGATCTTCAAGGAGCAGCGCTTCGCCCTGATGTCGCTGGCGCTCCTGGGCATCGGCACGGCGGCGACCGGCTTCTTTCCGACCGTGGTGGGGCTCTACGCCACCACGGTGCTGATGTCGATCGGCTACCACTACAACGAGACCATCCAGCAGAGCCTGGCGCTCCAGTGGCTGGGCAAGGACCGCGCGCCCCTGGTGCTGGGCCGCGTGGTGGCGGCGGCCAGCGCCTCCGCGCTGGTGGCCTATGCGCTGATCTATCTCGGCTTCGACTACTTCGACGCCAACTATCAGGCCGTCTACCTGATCGGCGGCGGTTTGACGGCGGCCATCGCGCTCTTCTGCTGGTTCTACTATCCGCTGGTGCCGGCCAAGGTGGAGCAGCACAAGAAGCTGATCCTGCGCCAGCGCTACTGGCTCTACTACGCCCTCACCTTCCTGTCCGGCGCGCGGCGGCAGATCTTCATCGTCTTCGCCGGGTTCATGATGGTCGAGAAGTTCGGCTACTCAGTGGCCAACGTGACGCTGCTCTTCCTGATAAACTACGCCGCCAACATATGGCTCGCCCCCTTCATTGGCCGGATGATTCAGCGCTGGGGCGAGCGCAAGGCGCTGACCGTCGAGTACATAGGTCTCGTCGTGGTCTTCACCTCCTACGCCTTCGTCGAGAACGCCACGCTGGCGGCGGGTCTCTACGTGATCGACCACCTCTTCTTCGCCATGGCGATTGCGATCAAGACCTACTTCCAGAAGATCGCCGACCCGCGCGACATCGCACCGACCGCCGCCGTCTCCTTCACCATCAACCACATCGCAGCGGTCGTGCTGCCGGTCTTGCTGGGCTATCTATGGCTGGTCAGCCCGACGGCGGTCTTCCTGCTGGGCGCTGCTTTCGCCGCGCTGTCGCTGCTCTGCGCGCAGATGATCCCCTGGCGACCCGAACCGGGAAACGAGACGGTCCTGACCCGGCCCCTGACGCAGCCGGCGGAGTAGTTATTTCCTGAGCAGGAACTCGCGGCCGACCTTCACGCGCGGCTCGCCGTCGTACTCGACGATGTCGGCGGTGGCGTAGGTCTCCGACCAGCGGGCCGGCAGGTAGCTGCCGGTTCCGATCACGTCGAGCGGGGCGTCGGCCTCGGCCATCAAGCGGCACTTGGCGGGCCCGAAGCCCGAAGAGCCGACGATCTTGACCTTATCGAAGCCCGCCTCGTCCAGCACCTCGCGCAGACGCCAGACGCCCGCGGCGGACACGCCCGCGCCGACCAGATAGCGCAGCTCTTCCTCGTTGCGGTAACCGCGGATCGACCGCGGGGCGTGCCGCTCCAGCACGGCGTAGGAGGCCGCGGGGTCGAGCCCCTCCAGATAGCGCGAACCGGGCACATCGAGCCGGAGCGCGAGGGTTCCCGCAGCCGCCCGCTCGGGAAAGCGGCGGCAGACGGCGAGGCTGTCCGTGATCTCCCGCGCGAAATAGTCGACCAGCACGGTCATGGGCTCGTCGGGATAGGTTTCGTCGTACATCTCGGCGGCGCGGAGCGTGGAGCCCGCATAGCCGACCAAGGCGTGGGGCATGGTGCCCTTGCCCGCCGCCTGTCCGAAGTAGTGGGCGGTCGCGTCGGTGGCGTTTCCGATGAAGCCCAGCGCGCCCACCTTCCGCTTGGCGCGGTCCGAACCGACGCTGGCGGCGTAGGCCATCAGCTCCGCCATTTCGGTCCCGGCGCAGTGCCGTGCGTCCATCGCCAGGAAGGCGACGCGCGGCAGGTCGGCGCACATGGTGTAGGCGTTGTAGGCCGCGACGCAGGCCGGACCCAGCTTCATCAGCAGCAGGGTCTCCAGTTCGGAAAGCTTGGAGAGAGGACCGGTCATGTAAAAGATCGGCTCACCCGCGCCGACCCACTTGCCCTCCGGATAGCGCAGGTCGATCTCCAGGTCGAAGCCCTGCTCCGCGGCGCGCGCCTTCAGCCAGGCCAGCGCGATGGCGGGCGCCGAGATGACCGGGCGCCGCATGAAGACCGCATAGGTCGCCTGGACCTCGCCGAAGGCGCCGACGATCCTGGCGGTGCGCCGGAAATACTGGTCGGTCCAATGAGGAACCTGGGCGGAACCGGGCCAGGACACGCCCAGCTCGGAGGATGTCTCCGGCGCGCGCGGCTGGGCGTCGCCGGTAGCGGCGCGTTCGACCTTGCTGTCGGCGTCCTGCGGCATGGCGCCCTCCCGGTTCGGCGTCACTGAAGAGGCAGCAGTCTACTGGGCCGCAACCACCTTGTCGCTGGCAAGACCCATGGCGTCCCGCTCGTCCTTGAGCTGCTCGGCGATCAGGAAGGCGAGCTCCAGCGCCTGGCTGGCGTTCAGCCGCGGATCGCAGTGCGTGTGGTAGCGGTCGGCCAGGGAGTCCTCGCCGATCGCCTGGGCGCCGCCCAGACACTCCGTCACGTCCTGACCGGTCATCTCGAAGTGGACGCCGCCGGCGTAGCTGCCCTCGGCCTTGTGGACGGCGAAGAAGCCGCGCACCTCGGAGAGAATGCGGTCGAAGGGCCGCGTCTTGTAGCCGGTCGAGGACTTGATGGTGTTGCCGTGCATGGGGTCGCAGGACCAGACGACATTGAAGCCCTCGCGCTTCACGGCGCGGACCAGCGGCGGCAGCTTCTCCTCCACCTTGTCGTGCGCCATGCGGGCGATCAGGGTCAGACGGCCGGGGTCGTTCTCCGGGTTCAGGATCTCGATCAGCTTACAGAGCTCGTCGGGATCCAGCGACGGGCCGCACTTGAGACCCAAGGGATTCTCCACGCCGCGCAGGAACTCGACATGCGCGCTGTCCAGCTGACGCGTGCGGTCGCCGATCCAGAGCATGTGGGCCGAGCAGTCGTAGGAACCGCCGGTCAGGCTGTCGACGCGGGTCAGGGCCTGCTCGTAGTTGAGCAGCAGGGCCTCGTGGCTGGTGAAGAAGTCGGTCTCGCGCAGCGGCTGCACCGTCTCGGCGGTCAGGCCGCAGGCGGCCATGAAGGCCATGGTTTCCTGAATGCGCGACGCCAGCGCCTCGTAGCGCTCGCCCTGGGGGCTGTCGGCCACGAACTCGAGGTTCCAGCGGTGCACCTTGTGCAGGTCGGCAAAGCCGCCCTGGGCGAAGGCGCGCAGCAGGTTGAGCGTCGCGGCGGCCTGATTGTAGGCCAGCAGCATGCGCTCGGGATCTGGACGGCGCGCCGACTCCTCAAAGGCGATCTCATTGATAATGTCGCCGCGGTAGCTCGGTAGTTCGACGTCGCCCTGCTTTTCCGTGTCGGCGGAGCGGGGCTTGGCGAACTGGCCGGCCATGCGGCCCACCTTCACGACCGGACAGGCCGCGCCGAAGGTCAGCACCACGGCCATCTGCAACATCACCCGGAAGGTGTCGCGGATGTTATTCGCGTGAAACTCGGCGAAGCTTTCCGCGCAATCGCCGCCCTGAAGCAGGAAGGCCTCGCCCTTGGCGACGCGGGCAAGCTGGCTGCGCAGATTGCGCGCCTCGCCTGCGAAGACAAGCGGCGGATAGCCCGAAAGGCGCTGCTCGACAGCTTCGAGCGCAGCCTTGTCGGGATAGGTCGGCATCTGCCGAACGGCTTTGTCACGCCAGGATTGCGGAGTCCAACTCGCAACCATTTCAATAACCTCTTTAGTAGCTAAAATCGCCAGGGCGACCGTTTTACAGACGATGTACCGGCAATTCCAGGGAAAAGCTGCCCTAGGGCCGCCGTCCGCCTTCACGGCCATCGGCTCCCCGAATGAAAGCAAGACGGGAGTATGCGAATTTTTTCTGTCGCGAAATATGAAATATTTTGCGCCTTTGGATAAATATATTGTAACTCGTTGCGTAATCTCGCACACTTCATTCCACGCGGGCGACCGGCCGCAAGAGCCAGGATCCGCATGACGCCTACGATAGAGTGGCCGATAGCCAAGACAGACAATTGGCGCGGCCCCTGCGCCTACCCTGGGGGAGCCGATACATGAGCTTACTGAACCAAGGTCTCTTCTTCATCGATCACCGCGGCAAGAGCGTCATCGCTCAGCAGCGGAGGACGGACGAGGGCGTGCCGCTCGCCGACGAGG
Proteins encoded in this window:
- a CDS encoding 3-deoxy-7-phosphoheptulonate synthase class II, whose protein sequence is MVASWTPQSWRDKAVRQMPTYPDKAALEAVEQRLSGYPPLVFAGEARNLRSQLARVAKGEAFLLQGGDCAESFAEFHANNIRDTFRVMLQMAVVLTFGAACPVVKVGRMAGQFAKPRSADTEKQGDVELPSYRGDIINEIAFEESARRPDPERMLLAYNQAAATLNLLRAFAQGGFADLHKVHRWNLEFVADSPQGERYEALASRIQETMAFMAACGLTAETVQPLRETDFFTSHEALLLNYEQALTRVDSLTGGSYDCSAHMLWIGDRTRQLDSAHVEFLRGVENPLGLKCGPSLDPDELCKLIEILNPENDPGRLTLIARMAHDKVEEKLPPLVRAVKREGFNVVWSCDPMHGNTIKSSTGYKTRPFDRILSEVRGFFAVHKAEGSYAGGVHFEMTGQDVTECLGGAQAIGEDSLADRYHTHCDPRLNASQALELAFLIAEQLKDERDAMGLASDKVVAAQ
- a CDS encoding MFS transporter — translated: MFERLIGIYRSIRQRGIRSPEAMLLLMGAAAPLSFATWQALLNNFAIEKAAFTGAEIGILQSLREVPGFLAFTAVFLLLIFKEQRFALMSLALLGIGTAATGFFPTVVGLYATTVLMSIGYHYNETIQQSLALQWLGKDRAPLVLGRVVAAASASALVAYALIYLGFDYFDANYQAVYLIGGGLTAAIALFCWFYYPLVPAKVEQHKKLILRQRYWLYYALTFLSGARRQIFIVFAGFMMVEKFGYSVANVTLLFLINYAANIWLAPFIGRMIQRWGERKALTVEYIGLVVVFTSYAFVENATLAAGLYVIDHLFFAMAIAIKTYFQKIADPRDIAPTAAVSFTINHIAAVVLPVLLGYLWLVSPTAVFLLGAAFAALSLLCAQMIPWRPEPGNETVLTRPLTQPAE
- the gltX gene encoding glutamate--tRNA ligase translates to MKLRFAPSPTGRLHVGNARVALINWLYARQNGGAFLLRMDDTDEERSTAEFAEAIERDLTWLGLAWDAFARQSERTERYDLAAQSLKASGRLYPCYETADELSLKRKAQLSAGRPPLYDRAALNLSEEKRRAYEAEGRRPHWRFKLEHAAIDWDDLVRGPQHFEGDKLSDPVLIREDGRPLYTLSSVVDDAELGVTHVLRGEDHVANTAVQVQLFEALGAEVPTFGHLPLLTDAEGKGLSKRLGSLSLEALRAEGLEPMTLNAYLAALGTSEHAEPALDLAELVARFDLSRYGRAAPKFDPAD
- a CDS encoding NAD+ synthase, whose translation is MTDKITIALAQMNPKVGDIRGNADKILALREEAAAAGADLLLTPEMSLSGYPPEDLVLKPMFLAALREEAERLAEATADGGPGLLIGAPWMEIWAENKSPLRGKVFNATLLMDGGRITAVRYKHDLPNYGVFDEKRVFKSGPLPGPAGFRGLRLGLMICEDFWTPDVTECLEESGAELLIAINASPFEQDKPDLRLQLGVARVTESGLPGVFLFQVGGQDELVFDGGSFILNGDASLAAQLPLFEERLSITRWERNASGVMACVEADKQQPIEGDAAVYRALMLGLQDYVEKSGFPGVIIGLSGGIDSALSAAVAVDALGPERVLCVMMPSPYTSNESLEDAAGCAELLGVRLEEIGIEPAMEAFAAMLAPVFEGREADTTEENIQARSRGLTLMAISNKLGHMVLSTGNKSEMSVGYATLYGDMCGGYNVLKDVYKTQVFRLARWRNQQRPPGAQGPEGRVMPERIITKPPSAELKPDQTDQDSLPPYDELDRILAGLIEQEAGVEELVGQGHDRDTVNRIWRMLENAEYKRRQAPPGVKITRRSFGRDRRYPIVNAFKGPR
- a CDS encoding helix-turn-helix transcriptional regulator, producing MPSPARPLLGRAVDYQTEMLIDWHHHDCGQVLYAARGVIRVELPDARWLVPPQRAAWIPPGWSHRVHQHPGLAFRPLYLDASLVGLPDEGCVLTVSPLLREMILTFLSRDMDYAPNSRQSRLALALIDELRSRPRVKLELALPAERRLERIARVLLEEPADARSLAEWAREVGASQRTLERLFRAETGLTFREWRQRLRLQAALSRLASGEPVTSVAYAVGYESPSAFIAMFGKAMGETPGQFIARQAKTA